A window from Flavobacterium sp. 83 encodes these proteins:
- the dnaB gene encoding replicative DNA helicase translates to MENFRNINPVKVDKTTIISLEKGKLQPQVLDLEEAVLGAMMIDKKGVDDVIDILQPDAFYKDAHKHIFEAIVQLFTETQPIDLLTVSAQLKKNAKLELAGGDFYLIQLTQKISSSAHIEFHSRIILQKFIQRSLIRISTEIIEESYDETTDVFDLLDRAESKLYEVTQGNIKRSSETAQSLVLQAKKRIEEIAGQEGLSGVATGFDKLDKITSGWQPSDLIIIAARPAMGKTAFVLSMARNMAIDFGMPVALFSLEMASVQLITRLISSETGLSSEKLRTGKLEKHEWEQLSTKVKNLEKAPLFIDDTPSLSIFDLRAKARRLVSQHGIRIIIVDYLQLMTAGGNGKGGGNREQEISTISRNLKALAKELNVPVIALSQLSRAVETRGSSKRPLLSDLRESGAIEQDADIVSFLYRPEYYKIDEWDDDEASPTAGQAEIMIAKHRNGSIENVRLKFIGHLGKFDNLEDYSGGYDDLPSSMNQDDNPFITKNLPSANDAFGSNLNDPDDDSDVPF, encoded by the coding sequence ATGGAAAACTTCAGAAATATTAATCCTGTTAAGGTTGATAAAACTACTATAATAAGCCTTGAAAAAGGAAAATTGCAACCGCAGGTTCTCGATTTAGAAGAGGCTGTGCTTGGCGCCATGATGATTGATAAAAAAGGGGTAGATGATGTAATTGACATTTTACAACCTGATGCTTTTTATAAAGATGCACACAAACATATTTTTGAGGCTATCGTTCAACTGTTTACAGAAACGCAGCCTATTGACTTATTAACCGTTTCTGCCCAGCTCAAGAAAAATGCAAAATTAGAGTTGGCTGGAGGAGATTTTTACCTTATTCAGCTTACGCAAAAGATTTCGTCTTCGGCACACATTGAATTTCATTCCAGGATTATTCTTCAAAAATTTATTCAACGCAGTTTGATTCGAATTTCTACAGAAATCATTGAAGAATCATACGATGAAACTACAGATGTTTTTGATTTATTGGATAGAGCCGAATCCAAATTATACGAAGTAACTCAAGGAAATATAAAACGTAGTTCTGAAACGGCTCAGAGTTTAGTGTTACAAGCCAAAAAACGAATTGAGGAAATTGCCGGTCAGGAAGGATTGAGTGGTGTAGCAACAGGTTTTGATAAATTAGATAAGATTACTTCAGGTTGGCAACCAAGTGATTTAATTATTATAGCGGCAAGGCCAGCAATGGGTAAGACCGCATTTGTATTGTCGATGGCACGAAATATGGCAATTGATTTTGGAATGCCGGTTGCTTTATTTTCTTTGGAGATGGCATCGGTTCAGTTGATCACTCGTTTGATTTCATCTGAAACAGGTTTGTCATCGGAGAAATTACGTACTGGAAAACTGGAAAAACACGAATGGGAACAATTAAGTACCAAAGTTAAAAATTTAGAAAAAGCTCCATTATTTATTGATGATACGCCATCACTTTCTATTTTTGATTTAAGAGCAAAAGCGAGACGTTTAGTTTCACAACATGGTATCCGAATAATCATTGTTGATTATTTGCAATTGATGACAGCCGGTGGAAACGGAAAAGGTGGAGGAAATAGAGAGCAGGAGATTTCTACGATTTCCCGAAATTTAAAAGCATTGGCAAAGGAATTGAATGTTCCTGTAATTGCGCTTTCTCAACTATCTCGTGCGGTGGAAACACGTGGTTCCAGTAAAAGACCATTGCTTTCTGACCTTCGTGAATCGGGTGCGATTGAGCAAGATGCCGATATTGTATCGTTTTTATACCGTCCTGAATATTATAAAATTGATGAATGGGATGATGATGAAGCTTCACCAACTGCAGGTCAGGCGGAAATAATGATAGCAAAACACCGTAATGGTAGTATCGAAAACGTTCGGTTAAAATTTATTGGACACTTGGGTAAATTTGATAATCTGGAAGATTATAGTGGCGGTTATGATGATTTGCCATCTAGTATGAATCAAGATGATAATCCTTTTATTACTAAAAACCTACCATCTGCTAATGACGCTTTTGGAAGTAACTTGAATGACCCCGACGACGACAGTGATGTACCGTTCTAA
- a CDS encoding acetyl-CoA carboxylase carboxyltransferase subunit alpha, with protein sequence MEYLDFELPIKELEEQLDKCVVIGQESDVDVTNTCKQINKKLEETKRHIYKNLTAWQRVQLSRHPSRPYTMDHVRALCGETFLELFGDRGFKDDKAMIGGLGKIDGQSFMIVGQQKGFNTKTRQFRNFGMPNPEGYRKALRLMKMAEKFGIPVLTLIDTPGAYPGLEAEERGQGEAIARNIFEMICLKVPIITVIVGEGASGGALGIGVGDKVYMMENTWYSVISPESCSSILWKSWEYKEQAAEALKLTSADMKKQKLVDDIIPEPLGGAHYDRETAFKTVEQYIMKGFNELKDLSTEELVARRMDKYSKMGEYKE encoded by the coding sequence ATGGAATATTTAGATTTTGAGCTTCCTATAAAAGAACTAGAAGAACAGTTAGATAAATGTGTTGTTATTGGTCAGGAATCAGATGTTGATGTAACGAATACTTGCAAACAAATCAACAAAAAGCTAGAAGAAACTAAAAGGCATATTTATAAAAATTTGACTGCTTGGCAACGTGTACAGCTGTCAAGACATCCAAGTCGTCCTTATACAATGGATCATGTACGAGCGCTATGCGGCGAAACCTTTCTAGAACTTTTTGGCGACAGGGGTTTTAAAGATGATAAAGCCATGATTGGTGGTTTAGGAAAAATTGATGGGCAATCTTTTATGATTGTGGGTCAACAAAAAGGGTTTAATACTAAGACACGACAATTTCGTAATTTTGGAATGCCAAACCCTGAAGGATATAGAAAAGCGTTGCGATTGATGAAAATGGCAGAGAAGTTTGGTATTCCTGTTTTAACATTAATTGACACACCGGGTGCTTATCCAGGATTAGAAGCCGAAGAACGCGGACAAGGTGAGGCTATTGCCAGAAATATCTTTGAAATGATATGTCTAAAAGTGCCAATCATCACAGTTATTGTAGGTGAAGGAGCTTCTGGTGGAGCATTAGGAATAGGTGTGGGAGATAAAGTATACATGATGGAAAACACTTGGTATTCTGTTATATCTCCTGAATCATGTTCTTCTATTTTATGGAAAAGCTGGGAATATAAAGAACAAGCTGCCGAAGCATTGAAATTGACTTCAGCCGACATGAAGAAACAAAAATTAGTTGATGATATTATCCCTGAACCATTAGGTGGAGCGCATTACGATAGAGAAACTGCTTTCAAAACGGTTGAGCAATATATCATGAAAGGATTCAATGAATTGAAAGACTTATCAACAGAAGAATTAGTTGCCAGAAGAATGGATAAATACAGTAAAATGGGCGAATATAAAGAGTAA
- a CDS encoding dual specificity protein phosphatase family protein: MKKNKKIIGFSILTIVLILVGKYIYDMNINHNFETITEGKVYKSGVIPPDEIESYVKKYHIKSIVDLRFPGTADLKNNPEIPAELTAEQVAVAKIKGVNYFNNGSDQVPKQENLDLFFKIMDNKDNYPVLIHCYHGIGRAEMYSALYRIEYENFTNEDARKGVRTILKYSSFDDGTPKGEYLKAYKSRKELATGKK, encoded by the coding sequence TAATTGGATTTTCAATCCTGACAATTGTTTTAATATTAGTGGGGAAATATATTTATGACATGAACATCAACCACAATTTTGAAACGATTACAGAAGGAAAAGTGTACAAATCAGGAGTGATTCCTCCAGATGAAATAGAAAGTTATGTTAAGAAATACCATATAAAATCGATTGTCGATTTGCGTTTTCCAGGAACTGCAGATTTAAAGAATAATCCTGAGATTCCTGCTGAACTTACGGCAGAGCAAGTTGCGGTAGCCAAAATAAAAGGAGTGAATTATTTCAATAATGGATCAGATCAGGTTCCAAAACAAGAAAATTTAGACCTTTTTTTCAAAATAATGGACAATAAAGACAATTATCCGGTCTTGATTCATTGCTATCATGGCATCGGTCGTGCCGAAATGTATTCAGCATTATATAGAATTGAATATGAAAATTTCACGAATGAAGATGCACGTAAAGGAGTACGGACAATATTAAAATATAGCTCTTTTGATGACGGAACTCCAAAAGGAGAATATTTGAAAGCTTATAAATCGAGAAAAGAATTAGCAACAGGAAAGAAGTAA